In a genomic window of Acidimicrobiales bacterium:
- a CDS encoding site-specific integrase → MSLAEWATDRLERRSDLRPTTRAKYRHLLDRHILPVLGRTELGRLTPSSVRSWYMALRAVHQVTADDAYRLLRAILNTAVADEVIVRNPCQVKGAGQVHSPERPTGTVAELAAAVQSVPERYQLALLLTAWCQLRRGEVLGLQRRDVDLLHSSIRVERSWAVTTEGMQVLGDPKTEKGTRVLAVPSHVTPLLADHLDRLIDPSPAAWLFPGREEQPITPRTLDRMWERARRTVGRPDLRLHDVRHSGLTWAAASGASVAELMHRGGHASPAAALRYQHATADRDRAIADALAALAEPTEATPIAAAKRYVSRSVRTRGGHGTR, encoded by the coding sequence GTGAGTCTCGCCGAGTGGGCGACCGATCGGCTCGAGCGTCGCAGTGACCTGCGGCCAACGACGCGGGCGAAGTATCGGCACCTGCTCGACCGCCACATCCTCCCGGTGTTGGGACGAACGGAGCTTGGCCGCCTGACGCCCTCGTCGGTCCGAAGTTGGTACATGGCCCTCCGGGCGGTGCACCAGGTGACGGCCGACGACGCCTACCGGCTCCTGCGAGCGATCCTCAACACAGCGGTGGCCGACGAGGTGATCGTCCGCAACCCATGCCAGGTCAAGGGAGCCGGGCAAGTGCATTCCCCCGAGCGACCCACCGGCACCGTGGCAGAGCTGGCCGCCGCCGTGCAGTCGGTGCCCGAGCGCTACCAGCTGGCTCTGCTGCTGACCGCCTGGTGTCAGCTGCGCCGAGGGGAAGTCCTCGGGCTACAGCGTCGGGATGTCGACCTACTTCATAGTTCGATCAGAGTGGAGCGCAGCTGGGCCGTCACGACCGAGGGAATGCAGGTGCTGGGCGACCCGAAGACAGAGAAGGGGACGCGCGTGCTGGCCGTGCCCTCACACGTGACCCCGCTACTGGCCGACCACCTGGACCGGTTGATAGACCCGAGCCCGGCTGCCTGGCTCTTTCCGGGAAGAGAGGAGCAGCCGATCACCCCGCGAACCCTCGACCGCATGTGGGAACGAGCGCGGCGAACGGTCGGGCGTCCCGACCTTCGGCTGCACGACGTCCGGCACTCCGGTCTCACGTGGGCGGCGGCGAGCGGCGCCAGCGTCGCCGAGCTGATGCACCGAGGCGGCCATGCCAGTCCCGCCGCGGCACTGCGCTACCAGCACGCCACGGCAGATCGCGATCGCGCCATCGCGGACGCCCTAGCCGCGCTGGCCGAGCCAACCGAGGCGACACCAATCGCGGCCGCCAAACGGTACGTGTCGAGATCCGTTAGGACACGTGGGGGACACGGCACCCGTTAG
- the gltX gene encoding glutamate--tRNA ligase has protein sequence MTPDRTSDPTRVRFAPSPTGYFHVGGARTALFNWLFARQQGGVFILRIEDTDTERNREEWIEGIAVALAWLGLDWDEGPFLQSERSHLYADAIGKLLAGGHVYYCDCTREVVEARTRGRATPGYDGFCRDRGLGPGPGRALRFRTPDEGSTTVSDLVRGEVVFQHATIEDFVVVKSTGAPLFVLANAVDDMDMGVTHVIRGEEHLPNTPKAILVWQALGGPRLPVFAHLPVLVNEKRQKLSKRRDPVALEDYRQQGYLPDAMRNYLALLGWGPADGQEIMGLDVMVRDFRLTDVTRSPAFFDVRKLTHFNGEYIRAMGVERFIEACQPWLESGPWPPSAFDAVVFSQMAPLVQERVATLAEVPAMVDFLFLEQPPIEQASWDRAIARDAEAGPILDAALSAYADCPWTAEEIRAATLGVAEQRGRKLGKAQAPIRVAVTGRTVGPPLFESLHLLGRDRTLERLRAARDRLPS, from the coding sequence ATGACCCCTGACAGAACGTCCGACCCGACGCGTGTTCGCTTCGCACCATCCCCGACCGGCTACTTCCACGTCGGAGGCGCACGCACTGCTCTGTTCAACTGGCTTTTCGCCCGTCAGCAGGGCGGTGTCTTCATCCTGCGCATCGAGGACACCGACACCGAGCGCAACCGGGAGGAGTGGATCGAGGGGATTGCCGTTGCCCTCGCCTGGCTGGGGTTGGACTGGGACGAGGGTCCGTTCCTCCAGTCCGAGCGCAGCCACCTCTACGCCGACGCCATCGGCAAGCTGTTGGCGGGTGGCCACGTCTATTACTGCGATTGCACGCGGGAGGTGGTCGAGGCCCGGACACGGGGTCGCGCCACGCCGGGCTACGACGGCTTCTGCCGTGACCGGGGCCTTGGTCCGGGCCCAGGGCGGGCGCTTCGCTTTCGCACGCCCGACGAGGGGTCGACGACAGTCTCGGACCTGGTGCGCGGCGAGGTCGTGTTCCAGCACGCGACGATCGAGGATTTCGTGGTCGTGAAGTCGACGGGGGCTCCGCTGTTCGTGCTGGCAAACGCGGTGGATGACATGGACATGGGCGTGACACACGTGATCCGTGGCGAGGAGCACCTCCCCAACACGCCGAAGGCCATTCTGGTGTGGCAGGCGCTCGGTGGACCGCGCCTGCCGGTCTTCGCCCACCTGCCTGTCCTCGTGAACGAGAAGCGCCAGAAGCTGTCCAAGCGCCGCGATCCCGTCGCCCTCGAGGACTATCGGCAACAGGGGTACCTGCCCGACGCCATGCGCAACTATCTGGCCCTACTGGGGTGGGGGCCAGCCGACGGTCAGGAGATCATGGGCTTGGACGTCATGGTCCGCGACTTCCGCCTGACCGACGTGACGCGGTCGCCAGCCTTCTTCGACGTACGCAAGCTCACCCACTTCAACGGCGAGTACATCAGGGCCATGGGGGTCGAGCGCTTCATCGAGGCGTGTCAGCCTTGGCTCGAGTCTGGCCCGTGGCCGCCGTCGGCGTTCGACGCGGTGGTGTTCTCGCAGATGGCGCCGCTCGTCCAGGAGCGGGTGGCGACCCTCGCCGAGGTGCCGGCCATGGTGGACTTCCTCTTTCTCGAGCAGCCCCCGATCGAGCAGGCGTCCTGGGACAGGGCGATCGCCCGCGACGCCGAGGCGGGCCCCATCCTGGACGCCGCCCTGTCGGCCTATGCCGACTGCCCGTGGACCGCCGAGGAGATCCGGGCCGCCACCCTCGGCGTCGCCGAGCAGCGCGGCCGCAAGCTGGGCAAGGCCCAGGCGCCGATCCGGGTGGCGGTGACGGGCAGGACGGTGGGACCCCCGCTCTTCGAGTCGCTCCACCTGCTCGGCCGGGACCGCACCCTCGAACGCCTGCGGGCGGCTCGAGACCGGCTCCCGTCCTGA
- a CDS encoding 3-isopropylmalate dehydrogenase, with amino-acid sequence MTPHKVGLIGGDGIGPEVVAEAMKVVSAVGVRLDTVDYDLGAARYLRTGEALPDSVLDELRSLDAVFLGAVGPPLGSRDVPPGALERGLLLRMRFELDLYVNLRPFIGLPGTARGPIDLVVVRENTEGTYAGEGGFLRRGGPLEVATQGSVNTRFGAERCVRFAFDLAQRRPRHHLTLVHKTNVLTFSGDLWQRTFDEVSAEFPGVDTAYNHVDAACIYLVEDSQRYDVVVTDNLFGDIITDLAGAVAGGIGLAASANLNPARTGPSLFEPVHGAAHDIAGTGRANPLAAIRSAAMMLDHLGEADAAARISKAVLDQLSESASTGATLGTTAEIGDAIAERV; translated from the coding sequence TTGACCCCACACAAGGTGGGCCTCATAGGCGGCGACGGTATCGGGCCGGAAGTCGTCGCCGAGGCCATGAAGGTCGTGTCCGCCGTCGGCGTGCGGCTGGACACGGTCGACTACGACCTGGGGGCAGCGCGGTACCTGCGTACGGGTGAGGCCCTGCCCGACAGCGTGCTGGACGAGCTTCGCAGCCTCGACGCCGTCTTCCTCGGCGCCGTCGGGCCCCCGTTGGGCAGCCGCGACGTGCCACCGGGTGCGCTCGAGCGGGGACTGCTGCTCCGGATGCGCTTCGAGCTCGACCTCTATGTCAACCTGCGGCCCTTCATCGGCCTGCCCGGGACCGCTCGAGGCCCGATCGATCTCGTCGTGGTCAGGGAGAACACCGAGGGCACCTACGCCGGAGAGGGCGGCTTCCTCCGTCGTGGTGGACCACTCGAGGTGGCGACCCAGGGGTCGGTCAACACCCGCTTCGGCGCCGAGAGGTGCGTGCGCTTCGCTTTCGATCTGGCCCAGCGCCGGCCCCGGCACCACCTCACTCTGGTGCACAAGACCAACGTCCTCACCTTCTCCGGCGACCTGTGGCAGCGCACCTTCGACGAGGTGAGCGCCGAGTTCCCCGGAGTGGACACGGCCTACAACCACGTGGACGCGGCCTGCATCTATCTGGTGGAGGACTCGCAACGCTACGACGTGGTGGTCACCGACAACCTGTTCGGCGACATCATCACCGACCTCGCCGGCGCCGTGGCCGGCGGGATCGGCCTGGCCGCCTCGGCCAATCTCAACCCGGCGCGCACCGGCCCCTCGCTGTTCGAGCCGGTCCACGGCGCGGCCCACGACATCGCCGGCACCGGTCGGGCCAACCCGCTGGCGGCCATCCGCTCTGCGGCGATGATGCTGGACCACCTGGGCGAGGCCGATGCCGCCGCCCGCATCAGCAAGGCGGTGCTCGACCAACTGTCCGAGTCCGCCTCCACAGGAGCGACCTTGGGAACCACCGCCGAGATCGGCGATGCCATCGCAGAGAGGGTGTAG
- the cimA gene encoding citramalate synthase, protein MSAERPPVPPAAVDIYDTTLRDGSQQEGLSLSVDDKLRVAQQLDHLGVHYIEGGYPGANPKDEEFFRRAPDELGLATSTLVAFGSTRRPGARADTDPSLRQLVEAGTGVVCIVAKAWDYHVTEALRTSLDEGIAMAADSVELLRQAGLRVFLDAEHFFDGYRADPGFSLGVIEAAQQAGAEALVLCDTNGGTLPHDVERVVAEVASRTGAKIGIHVHNDGGCAVANSLGAVRAGATQVQGCINGYGERVGNADLSAVVPNLALKMGVQTIPLDRLERLTAASHHVAELVNITPDPQQPYVGASAFAHKAGLHVSAIARRSDAYEHVSPDSVGNGTRFVVSELAGRSTLSIKAAELGLNLDGVALGEVLDTLKRLEHQGYHFEAADGSLELLMRQATGWRQSFFDVESFRVITEHRPDQTAQRDAGPTASAGSADRVDLGPPSFESMTTEATVKVHVAGERIVATAEGNGPVHALDAALRNAIGPRLPGLARLHLTDYRVRVLDTAQATGAVTRVLIDSTDGERSWSTIGVSENIIEASWQALVDSIVYGLVHNAGPGGRPEDEAGPGGRPEDEAG, encoded by the coding sequence ATGTCGGCTGAGCGCCCGCCCGTGCCGCCCGCGGCGGTCGACATCTACGACACGACGCTGCGCGACGGCAGCCAGCAGGAGGGCTTGTCGCTGAGCGTGGACGACAAGCTGAGGGTGGCCCAGCAGCTCGATCACCTTGGCGTCCACTACATCGAGGGTGGCTACCCGGGGGCCAACCCCAAGGACGAGGAGTTCTTTCGCCGGGCGCCCGACGAGCTGGGGCTGGCCACGAGCACCCTGGTGGCGTTCGGCTCCACCCGGCGCCCGGGAGCTCGGGCGGACACCGATCCGTCCCTGCGCCAGCTCGTCGAAGCGGGGACGGGAGTGGTCTGCATCGTCGCCAAGGCCTGGGACTATCACGTCACCGAGGCGCTGCGGACGTCGCTGGACGAGGGCATCGCCATGGCCGCCGACTCCGTCGAGCTCCTGCGGCAAGCGGGCCTGCGGGTGTTCCTGGACGCGGAGCACTTCTTCGACGGGTACCGGGCCGATCCGGGCTTCAGCCTGGGTGTGATCGAGGCCGCGCAGCAGGCGGGAGCCGAGGCCCTGGTCCTCTGCGACACCAACGGCGGCACTCTGCCCCACGACGTCGAGCGCGTGGTCGCCGAGGTCGCCTCGCGCACCGGGGCCAAGATCGGCATCCACGTCCACAACGACGGTGGCTGCGCGGTCGCCAACTCGCTCGGTGCGGTGCGAGCGGGCGCCACCCAGGTGCAGGGTTGCATCAACGGCTACGGCGAGCGCGTCGGCAACGCCGATCTCAGCGCCGTCGTTCCCAACCTGGCCCTCAAGATGGGTGTGCAGACGATCCCGCTCGATCGCCTCGAGCGACTCACCGCCGCGTCCCACCACGTCGCCGAGCTGGTGAACATCACGCCCGACCCGCAGCAGCCCTACGTGGGCGCGTCGGCGTTCGCGCACAAGGCCGGCCTGCACGTCAGCGCCATCGCCCGTCGATCGGACGCTTACGAGCACGTGTCGCCCGATTCGGTGGGGAACGGTACCCGGTTCGTCGTCAGTGAGCTGGCCGGGCGCTCGACGCTCAGCATCAAAGCGGCCGAGCTGGGCCTCAACCTCGACGGCGTCGCACTGGGCGAGGTCCTCGACACCCTGAAGCGCCTGGAGCACCAGGGCTACCACTTCGAGGCGGCCGACGGCTCGCTCGAGCTGCTCATGCGCCAGGCGACAGGCTGGCGGCAGTCGTTCTTCGACGTGGAGTCGTTCCGGGTGATCACCGAGCACCGGCCCGACCAGACGGCACAGCGGGATGCCGGGCCGACGGCGTCCGCCGGGTCGGCTGACCGGGTCGATCTCGGGCCACCGAGCTTCGAGAGCATGACGACCGAGGCGACCGTCAAGGTGCACGTGGCCGGCGAGCGCATCGTCGCCACCGCCGAGGGGAACGGGCCGGTGCACGCCCTCGACGCTGCGTTGCGGAATGCCATCGGCCCGCGCCTGCCCGGCCTGGCCCGATTGCACCTGACCGACTATCGCGTCCGGGTCCTGGACACTGCCCAGGCCACCGGCGCGGTGACCCGGGTGCTCATCGACAGCACCGACGGCGAGCGGTCCTGGTCGACCATCGGGGTGTCGGAGAACATCATCGAGGCCAGCTGGCAGGCCCTCGTGGACTCCATCGTCTACGGTCTCGTCCACAATGCCGGCCCGGGAGGCCGGCCGGAGGACGAAGCCGGCCCGGGAGGCCGGCCGGAGGACGAGGCGGGATGA
- the mobF gene encoding MobF family relaxase yields the protein MRMMGAESVDYHRATVMDRADDHPGQALDYYAARGDTPLVWGGSGADRLGLFGAVTPDAYEAMYGPGGATDPSTGTRMVRTTRPGMELVVSAHKSVAELGVLGRADDMHRIMDAERDATLSYLDDLTRKAGGRRGRAAMPTPASGLIYAHSRHATSRAGDPCPHDHVLLANVVEMLDERGGFKAPDTTTWREHLHAATMVGRVASARVATELGYGIEADPGPSGRLGHWRIAGIPEQVLEVHSKRKAEIEAEVRAHGHDSYRARNMAARTTRRAKRYEPEGELISRWRAELRQAGFPLPELEASVERASAARVLTSPPSTNQIRELVAAALSPEGALGARKVFARRNAIVALAPHLYGQEPALLDRMVERTLADPEAIPLVGMRGAREPVWSTATTLATEQAIADMVADQLARSDAPAVSVQRTVTAIRAAEHRQGYQLTAAQEDAVTAICTSGRGAELVLGVAGSGKTTMLSMVRHAFEAFGYEVLGTATSGQAARNLGREAGIDQSRTLASLTWRLEHGRTSLSDHSVVVLDEVGMTDDPDLVGLLAHVEAARAKVVLVGDHRQLGGVGPGGALEALVSRHRDQVLVLYENLRQTDPAESQALAALRAGDVEEAVSWYRTHGRVVAAASPDEALDRAVDAWAADLAEGKETALLAWRRANVDELNNRARERMAEAGMLRGTELVAPGGRAYRAGDQVVILAPGADGAVLTSERATVQAVDVERERLALRTKDERRVTFVGEELSAERLAHGYAVTAHRSQGQTTERSHLYVDGGGRELAYVAMSRAKETSHAYLVADNLDQAVEDLAREWSAERRLGWATDVASPVAAPTVEAAAGRRDLEGARTVALSRACLSATHQARQAAAPPDPSLEIVAVNARLREVRQLRRDLGAGEGVWEHTKAGRTARELAQTQRRAAWSSSMAEHARGWRERRSYRKEAEAWSEKQAEARASWDRDGAPEAERLDRLIADGETAIGDLKAGRERRGESLSDSQERKRSSGRRLDDLRLDIEAQRDRLDGIERQAVARRPSRSLVHLRGGVDDGHGIGHDLGRGIGR from the coding sequence ATGCGGATGATGGGCGCCGAGTCGGTCGATTACCACCGCGCCACGGTCATGGACAGGGCCGACGACCATCCCGGACAGGCCCTCGACTACTACGCGGCACGTGGCGACACGCCGCTTGTCTGGGGTGGCTCCGGTGCCGATCGCCTCGGCCTCTTCGGCGCGGTCACGCCTGATGCCTACGAGGCGATGTACGGACCGGGCGGGGCCACTGACCCCAGCACGGGGACACGGATGGTGCGGACGACGCGTCCTGGGATGGAGCTGGTCGTCTCGGCCCACAAGTCTGTGGCCGAGCTGGGCGTGCTGGGCAGGGCAGACGACATGCATCGCATCATGGACGCCGAGCGAGACGCCACCCTGTCCTATCTCGATGATCTGACCCGCAAGGCGGGTGGCCGGCGGGGCAGGGCAGCAATGCCGACTCCTGCCTCGGGTCTGATCTATGCCCACTCCCGTCATGCCACGTCCCGAGCCGGTGATCCCTGCCCCCACGATCACGTGCTGCTGGCCAACGTCGTCGAGATGCTCGACGAGCGCGGCGGTTTCAAGGCTCCCGACACGACCACGTGGAGAGAGCACCTGCACGCGGCGACCATGGTCGGCCGCGTGGCCTCGGCTCGGGTAGCTACCGAGCTGGGCTATGGCATCGAGGCCGATCCTGGACCCTCGGGGCGACTGGGCCACTGGCGCATCGCGGGGATTCCCGAGCAGGTACTGGAGGTCCACTCCAAGCGCAAGGCAGAAATCGAGGCAGAAGTCAGGGCCCATGGCCACGACAGCTACCGCGCCCGCAACATGGCCGCGCGCACCACCCGCCGGGCCAAGCGCTACGAGCCCGAGGGCGAGTTGATCTCCCGCTGGCGAGCCGAACTGCGGCAGGCCGGCTTTCCACTTCCCGAGCTCGAGGCTTCCGTGGAGCGTGCCTCCGCCGCCCGGGTGCTCACCTCGCCTCCCAGCACCAACCAGATCCGGGAACTCGTGGCAGCGGCACTCTCACCCGAGGGTGCGCTTGGCGCCCGCAAGGTCTTCGCCCGTCGGAACGCGATCGTGGCCCTGGCTCCCCACTTGTACGGCCAGGAGCCTGCCCTGCTCGATCGGATGGTGGAGCGGACGCTGGCCGACCCCGAGGCCATCCCGCTGGTCGGGATGCGGGGAGCAAGGGAACCGGTGTGGTCTACGGCCACAACCCTCGCAACCGAGCAGGCCATCGCCGACATGGTCGCCGACCAGCTGGCGCGGTCCGATGCTCCCGCCGTCTCGGTCCAGCGGACTGTCACCGCCATTCGGGCGGCCGAACACCGCCAGGGCTACCAACTCACCGCGGCCCAGGAGGACGCTGTCACCGCCATCTGCACCTCGGGACGGGGAGCGGAGCTGGTCCTCGGTGTGGCCGGGTCGGGCAAGACCACCATGCTCTCGATGGTGCGGCACGCCTTCGAGGCCTTCGGCTACGAGGTGCTCGGCACCGCCACCTCCGGGCAGGCCGCCCGCAACTTGGGACGCGAGGCGGGCATCGACCAGTCGAGGACTCTGGCCAGCCTCACCTGGCGCCTCGAGCACGGGAGGACGTCGCTCTCCGATCACAGCGTGGTCGTGCTCGACGAGGTGGGCATGACCGACGACCCCGACCTGGTCGGCCTCTTGGCTCACGTGGAGGCGGCCCGAGCCAAGGTGGTGCTGGTGGGCGACCATCGCCAGCTCGGCGGCGTCGGCCCCGGCGGGGCTCTGGAGGCGTTGGTCAGCCGGCACCGAGACCAGGTCCTGGTCCTGTATGAGAACCTGCGCCAGACCGACCCCGCCGAATCCCAGGCCCTCGCCGCTCTGCGGGCTGGTGACGTGGAGGAGGCGGTGTCCTGGTATCGGACACACGGGCGCGTCGTCGCGGCCGCATCGCCGGACGAGGCCCTCGATCGGGCAGTGGACGCGTGGGCCGCCGACCTTGCAGAGGGCAAGGAGACGGCGTTGTTGGCCTGGCGGCGCGCCAACGTTGACGAACTCAACAACAGAGCCAGGGAACGCATGGCCGAGGCTGGCATGCTCAGAGGCACCGAGCTGGTGGCGCCCGGAGGGCGTGCCTACCGGGCGGGAGACCAGGTGGTGATCCTCGCCCCCGGCGCCGACGGGGCCGTGCTAACCAGTGAGCGGGCCACGGTGCAGGCTGTGGATGTTGAGCGCGAACGGCTCGCGCTTCGCACGAAGGATGAGCGCCGAGTGACTTTCGTCGGCGAGGAGCTCTCCGCTGAGCGTCTGGCTCACGGCTATGCCGTCACCGCCCACCGCAGCCAGGGCCAGACCACTGAGCGCTCCCACCTCTATGTGGACGGGGGTGGCCGTGAGCTGGCCTACGTGGCCATGAGCCGGGCCAAGGAGACGTCCCACGCCTACCTGGTAGCCGACAACCTCGACCAGGCCGTCGAGGACCTGGCCCGGGAGTGGTCTGCCGAGCGGCGATTGGGATGGGCGACCGACGTCGCCAGCCCGGTGGCCGCTCCTACCGTCGAGGCTGCGGCCGGCAGGCGCGACCTCGAGGGCGCGCGAACGGTGGCCCTCTCCCGTGCATGCCTGTCGGCCACCCACCAGGCCCGACAAGCCGCTGCTCCGCCGGACCCGTCGCTCGAGATCGTCGCGGTCAACGCCCGCCTTCGCGAGGTTCGCCAGCTTCGTCGGGATCTGGGGGCCGGGGAAGGTGTCTGGGAGCACACAAAGGCTGGGCGGACGGCCCGGGAGCTGGCCCAGACTCAGCGCCGTGCTGCGTGGTCATCATCGATGGCCGAGCACGCCCGAGGGTGGCGGGAGCGCCGCTCGTACCGGAAAGAGGCGGAAGCCTGGTCCGAGAAGCAGGCGGAGGCACGCGCCAGCTGGGACCGCGACGGCGCCCCGGAGGCCGAGCGCCTCGACAGGCTGATCGCTGACGGTGAGACGGCGATCGGAGACCTGAAGGCAGGCCGGGAACGGCGAGGCGAGAGCCTCTCAGATTCGCAAGAGCGCAAGCGGAGCTCGGGCCGAAGGCTCGACGACCTCCGACTGGACATCGAGGCCCAGCGAGACCGCCTCGACGGAATCGAACGCCAAGCAGTAGCCAGGAGACCATCCAGGTCGCTCGTACATCTTCGCGGCGGCGTGGATGACGGCCACGGTATCGGCCATGACCTCGGTCGCGGCATCGGACGCTGA
- a CDS encoding acyl-CoA dehydrogenase family protein, producing the protein MQSITLSGTQQEFRGALRRFCEDKIAKRAADVDRRGVFPWENFEDCVGMGLPALGLPVEHGGSGADHVTQAIMVEELARVCASTSLMIIISRLGMIPIMRWGSEELKARYLPEVASGRSQASYCLSEPDAGSDVASMSTRAVRDGDTYVITGTKFWVTNAGISDLYIVFAKTDPDAGHRGISCFVVERALGVEVPRLEEKMGMRGSPTGEVALDDVRVPAANRVGEEGAGFYIAMATLDRSRPTIGAQAVGIAQGAIDHAVSYLHDRRQFGRPIADLQALRFMVADMATRVEAARGLVYKACALVDEGDPDGQLSMTGAMAKCFASDTAMSVTTDAVQLLGGYGYTRDFPVERFMRDAKVTQIYEGTNQIQRAVIANRLLG; encoded by the coding sequence GTGCAGTCCATCACCCTTTCGGGTACACAACAGGAGTTTCGCGGCGCGCTGCGCCGGTTCTGCGAGGACAAGATCGCCAAGCGGGCGGCGGACGTCGACCGCCGAGGGGTCTTCCCGTGGGAGAACTTCGAAGACTGCGTCGGGATGGGCCTGCCGGCGTTGGGGCTCCCGGTCGAGCACGGCGGCAGCGGGGCGGACCACGTCACCCAGGCGATCATGGTCGAGGAGCTGGCTCGAGTCTGCGCGTCGACGAGCCTGATGATCATCATCTCGAGGCTCGGGATGATACCGATCATGCGCTGGGGCTCGGAGGAGCTCAAGGCCCGGTATCTGCCCGAGGTGGCGTCGGGCCGCTCCCAGGCCAGCTACTGCCTGTCGGAGCCGGATGCCGGATCGGATGTCGCTTCGATGAGCACCCGGGCCGTGCGCGATGGCGACACGTACGTCATCACCGGGACCAAGTTCTGGGTGACCAACGCCGGCATCTCCGACCTCTACATCGTCTTCGCCAAGACCGATCCCGATGCGGGCCACCGCGGCATCTCCTGCTTCGTGGTGGAGCGGGCCCTGGGCGTGGAGGTCCCGAGACTGGAAGAGAAGATGGGGATGCGGGGGAGCCCGACCGGTGAGGTGGCGCTCGATGACGTCCGCGTCCCCGCGGCCAACCGGGTCGGCGAGGAGGGTGCGGGCTTCTACATCGCCATGGCCACCCTCGACCGCAGCCGGCCGACGATCGGCGCCCAGGCGGTCGGTATCGCCCAGGGTGCCATCGACCACGCTGTGAGCTACCTGCACGACCGGCGACAGTTCGGACGGCCCATCGCCGACCTGCAGGCTCTACGCTTCATGGTCGCCGACATGGCGACGCGGGTGGAGGCGGCGCGCGGTCTGGTCTACAAGGCCTGCGCGCTCGTGGACGAGGGCGACCCGGACGGTCAGCTCTCCATGACCGGAGCCATGGCAAAATGCTTCGCTTCTGACACCGCCATGTCGGTGACCACTGACGCCGTGCAGCTGCTGGGGGGCTACGGCTATACGCGGGACTTTCCGGTCGAGCGCTTCATGCGAGACGCCAAAGTCACCCAGATCTACGAGGGCACCAATCAGATCCAGCGGGCTGTGATCGCCAATAGATTGTTGGGTTAG
- a CDS encoding branched-chain amino acid transaminase, whose product MPITPSEKIWMDGEMVDWDQAKIHVLTHSLHYGSGVFEGIRAYATPRGPAVFRLGEHITRLLGSAKVFLIDIPYNHEELVAATKQTVQVNGLESCYIRPIAYLGYGEMGLNPLPSEVNVAIAVWPWGSYLGEEGVASGVRVKISTWLRHDPNAIPTAVKATGMYINSSMAKVEALKAGYDEAVMLSPRGHVSECSGENLFVVKGGRLLTPPPSDGALEGITQASVVTIARDLGYEVGVSTLHRSDLYTAEEAFLTGTAAEVVPISSVDDRSVGDGRPGPMTRSIQETYFATVRGEIDRYKDWLDHVG is encoded by the coding sequence ATGCCGATCACACCGAGCGAGAAGATCTGGATGGACGGCGAGATGGTCGACTGGGATCAGGCCAAGATCCACGTCCTCACCCACAGCCTCCACTACGGATCCGGTGTCTTCGAGGGGATCCGCGCCTACGCCACGCCCAGGGGACCCGCGGTGTTCCGCCTTGGCGAGCACATCACCCGCCTATTGGGCTCTGCCAAGGTCTTCCTCATCGACATCCCCTACAACCACGAGGAGCTGGTCGCCGCGACCAAGCAGACCGTGCAGGTGAACGGGCTCGAGTCCTGCTACATCCGTCCCATCGCCTACCTCGGCTACGGCGAGATGGGTCTCAATCCGCTGCCCTCAGAGGTCAACGTCGCCATCGCGGTCTGGCCGTGGGGCAGCTATCTGGGCGAAGAGGGCGTGGCCTCGGGGGTGCGGGTCAAGATCAGCACCTGGCTGCGTCACGATCCCAACGCCATTCCCACCGCGGTCAAGGCGACGGGCATGTACATCAACTCGTCCATGGCAAAGGTCGAAGCCCTCAAGGCCGGCTACGACGAAGCGGTCATGCTGTCGCCGCGGGGACATGTCAGCGAGTGCTCGGGGGAGAACCTGTTCGTTGTCAAAGGGGGCCGCCTCCTGACCCCTCCGCCCAGCGACGGCGCCCTGGAGGGCATCACCCAGGCCTCGGTGGTGACGATCGCCCGCGACCTCGGCTATGAGGTCGGGGTGAGTACCCTCCATCGCAGTGACCTGTACACCGCGGAGGAGGCCTTTCTCACGGGGACGGCCGCCGAGGTGGTCCCGATCTCCTCGGTGGACGACCGGTCCGTGGGCGACGGACGTCCCGGGCCGATGACCCGGAGCATCCAAGAGACCTATTTCGCCACCGTGCGAGGCGAGATCGACCGGTACAAGGACTGGCTCGACCATGTCGGCTGA